The following proteins come from a genomic window of Nocardioides albertanoniae:
- a CDS encoding GNAT family N-acetyltransferase — translation MDESTYACGGWPHGTNNQGELTAVLDLLQQTAHAGEPLIVYCDSKYVINSVTKWMAGWKRKGWKKSDGKPVLNVEIMKDLDAAMQGRDVRFEWVKGHSGHVLNEAADKLANGAALAYQEGRTPNPGPGFAGAVTAPVPEAARGTAASSAPAADVEDLFGLLEADEPAADEQPRAYTFSADQSRIDPDWVHRMLSQSYWAADRTREVQDAANKGSRCYGVYDATGAQVAFARVVTDFAAFAWLCDVIVAPDGRGRGVGKLLISGIVADLEPYRIRRTLLATNDAHALYEKYGWEPLPSPERWMIRNG, via the coding sequence GTGGACGAGTCCACCTACGCGTGCGGCGGTTGGCCGCACGGCACCAACAACCAGGGCGAGCTCACCGCGGTGCTCGATCTGCTCCAGCAGACCGCGCACGCCGGCGAGCCGCTGATCGTCTACTGCGACTCCAAGTACGTCATCAACTCGGTCACCAAGTGGATGGCGGGGTGGAAGCGGAAGGGCTGGAAGAAGTCCGACGGCAAGCCCGTGCTCAACGTGGAGATCATGAAGGATCTCGACGCGGCCATGCAGGGCCGCGACGTGCGGTTCGAGTGGGTCAAGGGACACTCGGGCCACGTGCTCAACGAGGCCGCCGACAAGCTCGCCAACGGCGCGGCGCTGGCTTACCAGGAGGGCCGTACGCCGAACCCCGGGCCGGGGTTCGCGGGTGCTGTCACGGCGCCTGTGCCCGAGGCCGCGCGCGGCACGGCCGCCTCGAGCGCCCCGGCAGCTGACGTGGAGGACCTGTTCGGTCTCCTCGAGGCCGACGAACCGGCCGCGGACGAGCAGCCCAGGGCGTACACGTTCTCGGCCGACCAGAGCCGGATCGACCCCGACTGGGTGCACCGGATGCTCTCGCAGTCCTACTGGGCGGCCGACCGCACGCGCGAGGTGCAGGACGCGGCCAACAAGGGCTCGCGCTGCTACGGCGTCTACGACGCGACCGGCGCCCAGGTCGCCTTCGCACGCGTGGTCACCGACTTCGCCGCGTTCGCCTGGCTCTGCGACGTGATCGTCGCCCCGGACGGGCGTGGCCGAGGTGTCGGCAAGCTGCTGATCTCCGGCATCGTCGCCGACCTCGAGCCCTACCGGATCCGGCGCACCCTGCTCGCCACCAACGACGCCCACGCGCTGTATGAGAAGTACGGCTGGGAGCCGCTGCCTTCACCCGAACGGTGGATGATCCGCAACGGCTGA
- a CDS encoding ABC-F family ATP-binding cassette domain-containing protein, whose translation MSTQSPAVVVDGLTLRWPDGNPALRDLGAAFTAGRTGLVGANGAGKSTLLRVIAGELAPTGGSVSVRGQVRYLPQQITLQTDATVADLLGVRDRLEALRAIEAGDADPRHFDTLADDWGIEERARAALGTNGLPDLDLDRRVATLSGGETVATALTGVRLSGAEIALLDEPTNNLDGDARHRLYDLIASWRGTLVVASHDLELLDLMDETAELRDGALSVYGGPYSAFREHVEREQAAAEQALAAAEQKLRTEKRQRVEAQTKLARRQRYARTDYENKRRPKVIMKARAGEAEVSAGKLRGELDDKVDRARDLRDQSAERVRRDPQVKIELPSPGLPAGRRVAELHDGDGRTLVLQGPERLAITGRNGAGKTRLVETLLRPPVTAQAPYATALTDRIGYLPQRLDHLDDGATILETVRSAQPDADPEHARALLAGFGFRGDVVSRAVGDLSGGERFRVALAAVLLADPTNQLLVLDEPTNNLDIVTVEQVIAALSAYQGALVVVSHDDAFLSRLGIDTFVRLEDGRLC comes from the coding sequence ATGAGTACGCAGAGTCCCGCCGTCGTCGTCGACGGCCTCACCCTTCGCTGGCCGGACGGCAACCCCGCGCTGCGCGACCTCGGCGCGGCCTTCACAGCCGGACGCACCGGGCTCGTCGGAGCCAACGGCGCCGGCAAGTCGACCCTGCTCAGGGTCATCGCCGGTGAGCTCGCCCCCACCGGCGGCTCGGTCTCGGTCAGGGGCCAGGTGCGCTATCTGCCCCAACAGATCACGCTGCAGACCGATGCCACCGTGGCCGACCTGCTCGGCGTACGCGATCGCCTGGAGGCGCTGCGGGCGATCGAGGCCGGCGATGCCGATCCGCGCCACTTCGACACGCTCGCCGACGACTGGGGCATCGAGGAGCGGGCGCGGGCGGCGCTCGGCACCAACGGGCTGCCCGACCTCGACCTCGACCGCCGGGTGGCGACGTTGTCCGGCGGCGAGACGGTCGCGACGGCTCTGACCGGCGTCCGGCTCTCGGGTGCGGAGATCGCCCTGCTCGACGAACCCACCAACAACCTCGACGGCGATGCGCGGCACCGGCTCTACGACCTGATCGCGAGCTGGCGAGGCACGCTGGTGGTCGCCAGCCACGACCTGGAGCTGCTCGACCTGATGGACGAGACCGCCGAGCTGCGCGACGGTGCCCTGTCGGTCTACGGCGGCCCCTACTCCGCGTTCCGCGAGCACGTCGAGCGTGAGCAGGCGGCGGCGGAGCAGGCTCTGGCGGCGGCGGAGCAGAAGCTGCGTACGGAGAAGAGACAGCGCGTCGAGGCGCAGACGAAGCTCGCCCGGCGGCAGCGCTACGCGCGCACCGACTACGAGAACAAGCGCCGACCGAAGGTGATCATGAAGGCGCGAGCCGGCGAGGCCGAGGTCTCGGCGGGCAAGCTCAGGGGCGAGCTCGACGACAAGGTCGACCGGGCCCGCGACCTCCGCGACCAGAGCGCAGAGCGCGTACGCCGTGATCCTCAGGTCAAGATCGAGCTGCCCTCCCCCGGCCTGCCCGCGGGGCGTCGGGTCGCCGAGCTGCACGACGGCGACGGCCGTACCCTCGTCCTCCAGGGTCCCGAACGGCTCGCGATCACCGGGCGCAACGGCGCCGGCAAGACGCGGCTGGTCGAGACGCTCCTACGCCCTCCCGTCACCGCTCAGGCGCCGTACGCCACCGCGCTCACCGATCGGATCGGCTACCTCCCGCAGCGCCTGGACCACCTCGACGACGGCGCCACGATCCTCGAGACCGTACGCAGCGCCCAGCCCGATGCGGACCCCGAGCACGCTCGCGCGCTGCTGGCCGGCTTCGGCTTCCGCGGCGACGTCGTGAGCCGGGCGGTCGGTGACCTCTCCGGCGGCGAACGCTTCCGGGTCGCGCTGGCCGCCGTGCTGCTCGCCGACCCGACCAACCAGCTGCTCGTGCTCGACGAGCCGACCAACAACCTCGACATCGTCACCGTCGAGCAGGTCATCGCCGCGCTGTCGGCCTACCAGGGTGCGCTCGTCGTGGTCAGCCACGACGACGCCTTCCTGTCCCGTCTGGGGATCGACACCTTCGTTCGCCTCGAAGACGGCCGACTCTGCTGA
- a CDS encoding patatin-like phospholipase family protein, with translation MSTTSSSPSPRARERALVLGGGGSAGNAWLIGVIAGLVDGGLDVTGADLVVGTSAGATTAAQIGGTNPSDLFAAVLAAPQRPPRPAGGPIRWVPGINHLERTNAIIAESTDLADMRRRIAADALELAEAAGPEEEARWREIVAARLPSRDWPALPMLLTVVDADTGEPVELDRASGVDLVDAVAASCAGGPAYAIGERRYIDGGYRRSSENADLAAGYERVLVLSPLGGRVRHPAAWRTDLATQVDELRTGGSAVETILPDADSRAAFGDNMMSLAARGPAAQAGHDQGSRLAGQLADFWS, from the coding sequence ATGAGCACAACCTCTTCTTCACCATCACCGCGCGCCCGTGAGCGCGCGCTCGTCCTCGGCGGCGGCGGATCGGCGGGCAACGCCTGGCTGATCGGCGTCATCGCCGGGCTCGTCGACGGCGGGCTCGATGTGACCGGCGCCGACCTCGTCGTCGGCACCTCGGCCGGCGCGACCACGGCGGCCCAGATCGGCGGCACGAACCCCTCCGATCTGTTCGCCGCGGTCCTCGCGGCGCCGCAGCGGCCGCCCCGACCAGCAGGCGGACCCATCCGCTGGGTGCCTGGGATCAACCATCTGGAGCGGACCAACGCGATCATCGCCGAGTCCACGGACCTGGCCGACATGAGGCGCCGGATCGCCGCTGACGCGCTGGAGCTCGCCGAGGCGGCAGGCCCCGAGGAGGAGGCGCGCTGGCGGGAGATCGTCGCCGCGCGGCTGCCGAGCCGCGACTGGCCGGCGCTGCCCATGCTCCTCACCGTGGTCGACGCCGACACCGGCGAACCGGTCGAGCTCGACCGGGCCAGCGGCGTCGACCTGGTCGACGCGGTCGCGGCCAGCTGCGCGGGTGGTCCGGCGTACGCGATCGGCGAGCGGCGCTACATCGACGGCGGCTATCGGCGATCGAGCGAGAACGCCGACCTCGCCGCCGGCTACGAGCGCGTGCTGGTGCTCTCGCCCCTCGGCGGCCGGGTGCGACATCCCGCTGCCTGGCGCACCGACCTCGCCACCCAAGTCGACGAGCTGCGCACGGGCGGCAGCGCGGTCGAGACGATCCTGCCCGATGCCGACTCGCGCGCAGCGTTCGGCGACAACATGATGAGCCTGGCGGCGCGCGGGCCCGCGGCACAGGCCGGCCACGACCAGGGCAGCCGTCTGGCCGGGCAGCTCGCCGACTTCTGGAGCTGA
- the lhgO gene encoding L-2-hydroxyglutarate oxidase → MATTGVIGGGILGLAVAREVLLRRPDDTVMVFERETSLGAHQTGHNSGVVHAGIYYKPGSLKARLCTRGRDLLKELAAEHRVPLEECGKLVVAVDEAEMGRFDALEKTAAANGVPGLRRVGPGEIQEIEPYAAGLAALHSPKTAITDYVAIAEALGRSITGAGGEVRLGAEVTGIRRASGGVEVETPADRTRVDHLVVCGGLESDRLGEMTGGPKAPRIIPFRGEYMQVSASKQDLVNGMVYPVPDPRYPFLGVHFTRRVGGGLEVGPNAFLALSRERYGRASLTPHDLADTLAWPGFWRFAAEHWRTGIAEARGVLSKQAYMRAAQRYVPEIGAADVVRAGLGIRAQAVERDGSLVDDFVIHHAEAITSVRNAPSPAATSSLAIAEYVADRMS, encoded by the coding sequence ATGGCGACGACAGGTGTCATCGGCGGAGGGATCCTCGGGCTCGCGGTGGCGCGCGAGGTGCTGCTGCGCCGACCGGACGACACGGTGATGGTCTTCGAGAGGGAGACCAGCCTCGGCGCCCATCAGACCGGCCACAACTCAGGGGTCGTCCACGCCGGCATCTACTACAAGCCCGGCAGCCTGAAGGCGCGGCTGTGCACCCGCGGGCGAGACCTGCTCAAGGAGCTCGCCGCCGAGCACCGGGTGCCCCTCGAGGAGTGCGGCAAGCTCGTCGTCGCGGTGGACGAAGCCGAGATGGGCCGGTTCGACGCGTTGGAGAAGACGGCGGCCGCCAACGGCGTGCCCGGCCTGCGACGTGTCGGTCCAGGCGAGATCCAGGAGATCGAGCCGTACGCCGCGGGGCTGGCCGCGCTCCACTCGCCGAAGACGGCGATCACCGACTACGTCGCGATCGCCGAGGCGCTCGGCCGCAGCATCACCGGGGCCGGGGGAGAGGTGCGCCTCGGTGCGGAGGTCACCGGCATCCGTCGCGCGAGCGGCGGGGTCGAGGTGGAGACGCCCGCGGACAGGACCCGGGTCGACCATCTGGTGGTCTGCGGCGGCCTGGAGTCGGACCGCCTCGGCGAGATGACCGGCGGCCCGAAGGCGCCCAGGATCATCCCGTTCCGTGGGGAGTACATGCAGGTCAGCGCCTCGAAACAGGATCTCGTCAACGGCATGGTCTACCCCGTGCCGGACCCGCGCTACCCCTTCCTCGGTGTGCACTTCACCCGTCGGGTGGGCGGGGGCCTCGAGGTCGGCCCCAACGCCTTCCTCGCCCTGAGCAGGGAGCGCTACGGCCGCGCCTCACTGACCCCGCACGACCTCGCCGACACGCTCGCCTGGCCGGGGTTCTGGCGGTTCGCCGCGGAGCACTGGCGCACCGGGATCGCCGAGGCCCGCGGCGTACTCTCCAAGCAGGCCTACATGCGCGCCGCCCAGCGCTACGTGCCCGAGATCGGCGCAGCCGACGTCGTACGGGCAGGCCTCGGGATCCGGGCCCAGGCCGTCGAGCGGGACGGCTCGCTGGTCGACGACTTCGTCATCCACCACGCCGAGGCGATCACCTCGGTGCGCAACGCACCGAGCCCGGCCGCGACCAGCAGCCTGGCCATCGCCGAGTACGTCGCCGACCGGATGTCCTAG
- the def gene encoding peptide deformylase has protein sequence MADSSPEAPAPLAPHGALPEGGTVRPMTRWGTPVMHRPKKQVETFDAALATLAADMVATMYAAEGVGLAADQIGEDVAMFVFDCPDATGQRTVGIVCNPVLTLPEGDDRRLDVDMEGCLSFPGAFIDCGRPDWAAVDGVGLTGEPVHFEGNGLLARCLQHETDHTNGTVFGDRISAKARKKLTKEHDRLAKEFPADWPVGAVAD, from the coding sequence ATGGCCGACTCCTCCCCCGAAGCTCCCGCCCCGCTCGCACCTCACGGCGCTCTGCCCGAAGGCGGCACCGTGCGGCCGATGACCCGGTGGGGCACCCCGGTCATGCACCGTCCCAAGAAGCAGGTCGAGACCTTCGACGCCGCCCTGGCAACCCTGGCCGCCGACATGGTCGCCACGATGTACGCCGCCGAGGGCGTCGGTCTCGCCGCCGACCAGATCGGTGAGGACGTCGCCATGTTCGTCTTCGACTGCCCCGACGCCACGGGTCAGCGTACGGTCGGCATCGTCTGCAACCCGGTCCTCACCCTGCCCGAGGGCGACGACCGCCGGCTCGACGTCGACATGGAGGGCTGCCTCTCCTTCCCCGGCGCGTTCATCGACTGCGGTCGCCCCGACTGGGCCGCGGTCGACGGTGTCGGCCTCACCGGCGAGCCGGTCCACTTCGAGGGCAACGGGCTGCTGGCCCGGTGCCTGCAGCACGAGACCGACCACACCAACGGCACCGTCTTCGGCGACCGCATCTCGGCCAAGGCCCGCAAGAAGCTCACCAAGGAGCACGACCGGCTGGCGAAGGAGTTCCCCGCCGACTGGCCGGTCGGGGCAGTCGCCGACTAG
- a CDS encoding acyl-CoA dehydrogenase family protein: protein MSILQGLRGGNANGIASGDSRDPIGFAVAGLRKLSQSPALDRLGVRKQTEQAVFTVTRTGFKTMAASSRAFKKKGKRGAPGVRVPDAIPKGVFDLTPTEDEQMLVDVVTEFAAEAVRPAAAEADEACAAPDDLLKSSLEIGLPILGVPEELGGISETRSAVAGTLVAEALANGDLGLAVAALAPGSVATALGLWGTDEQQQSYLPAFTEGSVPAAAFALNEDRVLFDVLSPSTTATKTAEGYTINGTKSLVARGAEAELFIVGATLNGKPTLFLVESSTPGLSIESEPAMGVRAASLTKLSLNDVKVPAEAVLGETDGSTYTEAVRLSRLAWCALSIGVGQAVLDYVTPYVKEREAFGEPVAHRQSVAFMVANIAIELQAMRLVTYKAASRVAQGIDATREIALARKLCADKGMQIGLDGVQLLGGHGFVKEHPVERWYRDLRAIGIMEGTVLV, encoded by the coding sequence ATGAGTATCCTCCAAGGCCTACGTGGCGGGAACGCGAACGGCATTGCGTCCGGCGACTCGCGTGACCCGATCGGGTTCGCTGTGGCCGGTCTGCGCAAGCTCTCGCAGAGCCCGGCGCTCGACCGGCTCGGTGTCCGCAAGCAGACCGAGCAGGCTGTCTTCACCGTGACCCGCACCGGGTTCAAGACGATGGCGGCCTCCAGCCGAGCGTTCAAGAAGAAGGGCAAGCGGGGCGCTCCGGGCGTACGCGTGCCCGACGCCATCCCGAAGGGCGTCTTCGACCTGACCCCGACCGAGGACGAGCAGATGCTCGTCGACGTCGTCACCGAGTTCGCCGCCGAGGCCGTACGCCCCGCAGCGGCCGAGGCCGACGAGGCCTGCGCCGCGCCCGACGACCTGCTCAAGTCGAGCCTGGAGATCGGGCTGCCGATCCTGGGTGTCCCCGAGGAGCTCGGCGGCATCTCCGAGACCCGCTCCGCGGTGGCCGGCACGCTGGTCGCCGAGGCGCTCGCCAACGGCGACCTCGGTCTGGCCGTCGCCGCGCTCGCGCCCGGCTCGGTCGCGACCGCGCTCGGCCTGTGGGGCACCGACGAGCAGCAGCAGAGCTACCTGCCCGCGTTCACCGAGGGGTCTGTGCCTGCGGCCGCCTTCGCGCTCAACGAGGACAGGGTGCTCTTCGACGTGCTCAGCCCGTCGACCACGGCCACCAAGACCGCCGAGGGTTACACGATCAACGGCACCAAGTCGCTGGTCGCCCGTGGCGCCGAGGCCGAGCTGTTCATCGTCGGCGCCACGCTCAACGGCAAGCCGACGCTGTTCCTCGTCGAGTCCTCGACCCCGGGGCTGAGCATCGAGTCCGAGCCCGCGATGGGCGTGCGCGCGGCCTCGCTGACCAAGCTGTCGCTCAACGACGTGAAGGTCCCCGCAGAGGCTGTCCTCGGCGAGACCGACGGGTCGACCTACACCGAGGCCGTACGCCTCTCCCGCCTCGCCTGGTGCGCGCTCTCGATCGGCGTCGGCCAGGCCGTCCTCGACTACGTGACGCCCTACGTCAAGGAGCGCGAGGCGTTCGGCGAGCCGGTCGCCCACCGCCAGTCGGTGGCGTTCATGGTCGCCAACATCGCGATCGAGCTGCAGGCGATGCGCCTGGTGACCTATAAGGCCGCCAGCCGGGTGGCCCAGGGCATCGACGCGACCCGCGAGATCGCGCTCGCCCGCAAGCTGTGTGCTGACAAGGGCATGCAGATCGGCCTCGACGGCGTGCAGCTGCTCGGTGGCCACGGCTTCGTCAAGGAGCACCCGGTCGAGCGGTGGTACCGCGACCTGCGTGCGATCGGGATCATGGAAGGCACGGTGCTGGTCTGA
- a CDS encoding acyl-CoA dehydrogenase family protein has protein sequence MAINLEDPKKLKPLREQIHQVAMNMLRPISRKYDKAEHEYPTELDMLAAMADGLAESGQGEGAGATGVRRDSKPDDGKVKNGANMSSVISVSEMCWGDVGLTLAMPRQGLGNSAIASVANDEQHERFDGIWASMAITEPGTGSDSANIKTTATLDGDHYVLNGEKIFVTSGDRSDAVVVWATLDKELGKAAIKSFVVEKGTPGMKVERLEHKLGIKASDTATITFTDCRVPAENLLGSPEVNVKEGFAGAMATFDNTRPLVASMAVGCARAALDYTRDLLEKAGVTIDYDRPAHLQSAAAAKFIQLESDYEGAYLLMLQSAWMADNRQPNSKEASMAKAKAGRMGSDVTLSCVELAGTIGYSEGELLEKWARDSKILDIFEGTQQIQQLIVARRVLGLTSAQLK, from the coding sequence ATGGCCATCAATCTGGAAGACCCGAAGAAGCTCAAGCCGCTGCGCGAGCAGATCCACCAGGTCGCGATGAACATGCTTCGTCCGATCTCGCGCAAGTACGACAAGGCCGAGCACGAATACCCGACCGAGCTCGACATGCTCGCGGCGATGGCCGACGGCCTCGCCGAGTCCGGCCAGGGTGAGGGCGCGGGCGCCACCGGCGTACGCCGCGACTCCAAGCCCGACGACGGCAAGGTCAAGAACGGCGCCAACATGTCGTCGGTCATCTCCGTCTCGGAGATGTGCTGGGGCGATGTCGGGCTCACGCTCGCCATGCCGCGCCAGGGCCTGGGCAACTCCGCGATCGCGTCGGTCGCCAACGACGAGCAGCACGAGCGCTTCGACGGCATCTGGGCCTCGATGGCGATCACCGAGCCGGGCACCGGCTCCGACTCGGCCAACATCAAGACCACCGCCACGCTCGACGGCGACCACTACGTGCTCAACGGCGAGAAGATCTTCGTCACCTCCGGTGACCGGTCCGACGCGGTCGTGGTGTGGGCGACGCTCGACAAGGAGCTCGGCAAGGCGGCGATCAAGTCGTTCGTCGTCGAGAAGGGCACGCCCGGCATGAAGGTCGAGCGTCTCGAGCACAAGCTCGGGATCAAGGCCTCCGACACCGCCACGATCACCTTCACCGACTGCCGGGTGCCTGCCGAGAACCTCCTCGGCAGCCCGGAGGTCAACGTGAAGGAGGGCTTCGCCGGCGCGATGGCCACCTTCGACAACACCCGTCCGCTGGTGGCCTCGATGGCGGTCGGCTGTGCCCGCGCCGCGCTCGACTACACCCGCGACCTGCTCGAGAAGGCCGGCGTCACGATCGACTACGACCGTCCGGCTCACCTGCAGTCGGCGGCCGCGGCGAAGTTCATCCAGCTGGAGTCCGACTACGAGGGGGCCTACCTCCTCATGCTCCAGTCCGCCTGGATGGCCGACAACCGCCAGCCCAACTCCAAGGAAGCCTCGATGGCCAAGGCCAAGGCCGGCCGGATGGGCTCCGACGTGACGCTGTCGTGCGTCGAGCTGGCCGGCACCATCGGCTACTCCGAGGGCGAGCTGCTCGAGAAGTGGGCGCGTGACTCGAAGATCCTCGACATCTTCGAGGGCACCCAGCAGATCCAGCAGCTGATCGTGGCACGACGAGTCCTCGGGCTCACCTCCGCACAGCTCAAGTGA
- a CDS encoding nucleosidase, with translation MSTLVVSATKAEAVHVPSGLQVIITGVGKVAAASAVSRALAADASIDHVVNIGSCGALRDGLRGIFEVGKVLNHDFSADAIRALGYEVEDELELGGSDIVCATGDLFVTDTVVRAELAERAHVVDMEAYAVAWAAREAGVSARIVKHVSDNADETALDWASVVDASARDLADWLRTNVL, from the coding sequence ATGAGCACGCTCGTGGTGTCTGCGACCAAGGCCGAGGCGGTCCACGTCCCTTCCGGGCTCCAGGTGATCATCACCGGAGTCGGGAAGGTGGCGGCCGCCTCGGCCGTCTCACGTGCGCTGGCCGCCGACGCGTCGATCGACCACGTGGTCAACATCGGCTCCTGCGGTGCCCTGCGCGACGGGCTGCGCGGGATCTTCGAGGTCGGCAAGGTGCTCAACCACGACTTCTCGGCCGACGCCATCCGTGCGCTGGGCTATGAGGTGGAGGACGAGCTGGAGTTGGGCGGGTCCGACATCGTCTGCGCCACCGGCGACCTGTTCGTCACCGACACGGTCGTGCGGGCAGAGCTCGCCGAACGCGCCCACGTGGTCGACATGGAGGCCTACGCCGTCGCCTGGGCCGCCCGCGAGGCGGGGGTGTCGGCACGGATCGTCAAGCACGTCTCCGACAACGCCGACGAGACCGCCCTCGACTGGGCCTCCGTCGTCGATGCCTCCGCCCGCGACCTGGCCGACTGGCTGCGTACCAACGTCCTCTGA
- the galK gene encoding galactokinase, with protein sequence MLEPTDLTTRATEGLRTSFGTQATVVGRAPGRVNLIGEHTDYNAGLVLPVALPHATYAAAAPRTDGVIRIASAQEPQAFTGHVDDLGPQIEGWAAYVAGVLWTMRESGLEVGGLDMFLESSVPLGAGLSSSASVECATAMAALGVNGRALDEQLQHSVVAAGIRAESEVADAPTGGMDQTVAVFAEEGGALLIDFDSGEHRNVPLALGERTILVTDTRVKHQLTDGGYAARRRECEQAAADLGLRSLRQADLEQVETLTDDVVRRRARHIVSEIARVEPTVAALASGDGDEIGRLFAASHASMRDDFEISVPELDLAVATAVDAGADGARMTGGGFGGSIVSIVPTDAVASVTSAIDKAFAAAGHNPPGHLVATPAAGASWSPA encoded by the coding sequence ATGCTCGAACCGACCGATCTCACCACCCGCGCGACCGAGGGCCTGCGCACCAGCTTCGGCACCCAGGCGACGGTCGTCGGGAGGGCGCCCGGCCGGGTCAACCTGATCGGCGAGCACACCGACTACAACGCCGGGCTGGTGCTGCCGGTGGCACTCCCCCACGCCACCTACGCCGCGGCCGCACCGCGCACCGACGGCGTCATCCGGATCGCCTCGGCGCAGGAGCCGCAGGCGTTCACCGGCCACGTCGACGACCTCGGCCCGCAGATCGAGGGGTGGGCGGCGTACGTGGCCGGGGTGCTGTGGACCATGCGTGAGTCCGGGCTCGAGGTCGGCGGCCTCGACATGTTCCTGGAGTCGTCGGTGCCGCTCGGCGCGGGGCTGTCCTCGTCGGCCTCCGTCGAGTGCGCGACCGCGATGGCCGCCCTCGGCGTGAACGGCCGAGCCCTCGACGAGCAGCTTCAGCACAGCGTCGTCGCGGCCGGGATCCGTGCCGAGTCGGAGGTCGCCGACGCACCCACCGGCGGGATGGACCAGACGGTCGCAGTCTTCGCCGAGGAGGGCGGCGCGCTCCTGATCGACTTCGACTCCGGCGAGCACCGCAACGTGCCCCTGGCCCTGGGCGAACGCACGATCCTGGTCACCGACACCCGGGTCAAGCACCAGCTGACCGACGGCGGCTACGCCGCTCGTCGCCGCGAGTGCGAGCAGGCCGCCGCCGACCTCGGTCTGCGCTCCCTGCGCCAGGCCGACCTGGAGCAGGTGGAGACCCTGACCGACGACGTCGTACGCCGCCGGGCCCGCCACATCGTCTCCGAGATCGCCCGGGTGGAGCCGACCGTGGCCGCGCTCGCCAGCGGCGACGGCGACGAGATCGGCCGCCTCTTCGCCGCCTCCCACGCCTCGATGCGCGACGACTTCGAGATCTCCGTGCCCGAGCTCGATCTGGCGGTCGCCACGGCGGTCGACGCCGGCGCCGACGGCGCCAGGATGACCGGTGGCGGCTTCGGCGGCTCGATCGTCTCGATCGTCCCCACCGACGCCGTCGCGTCGGTCACCTCGGCCATCGACAAGGCCTTCGCCGCCGCCGGCCACAACCCGCCCGGCCACCTCGTCGCCACCCCCGCCGCCGGCGCCTCCTGGTCCCCCGCCTGA